Within the Methanobacterium sp. BRmetb2 genome, the region CAGGACATGTTCCTCACAGAAACAGCTAAAATGGCCCACGTAGTTTTACCCGGCTGTTCCTTTGCTGAAAAGGACGGAACTTTCACCAACCAGGAGCGTAGATTCCAAAGAATACGCCGCGCCATACCAGCTCGGGGTGAATCATTACCTGACTGGAAAATAACCTCCCTGATTGCCCGAAAAATGGGTGCTGGTGGTTTTGATTATGAAAGTGCACAGGACGTGGCCGAGGAACTGGCAGATCTAACCCCAATATTTGGGGGTATTCGTTATGACCGAATGGAAGAAGAGGGTTTGCAGTGGCCCTGCACATCCAGTGATGATCCAGGAACATGTGTAATGCATGTGGATGATTTTGCCACTCCAAATGGAAAGGGTAAATTCATGCCCCTGGAATACCGGCCACCAGAAGAATTAACTGACGGAGAATATCCTCTAATATTAACCACGGGCCGTATTATCTATCAATACCACACCAGCACCATGACTGGTGCAGTGGAAGGACTTAGAGAACTTTATAGTTATGACACTGTGGATATCAATCCACAAGATGCCAAAGAATTAAAAATTATGGATGGTGAATTAGTAAAAGTCAAATCACGCCGGGGAGAAATTCGTGGAAAAGTAAGAATTACGGAGAAGGTCCCTGAAGGTGTAGTATTTATGACCTTCCACTTTGATGAGGAACCAACTAACACCCTGACCAGTCCAGCTATGGATCCCCTTTCTAACACCCCGGAATTTAAGGTGTGTGCAGTGAAAGTGGAGAAAGAGTAGTTAGGGAAATAATAATTTTTTTAGATCATTAATATTACTGTTATTCACGTAACTGAAGAGATTTATAGGTAACGACCTGGCAAGTATCACCTTTTTTTATTTGCCCCTTTCCTTCTTTACTAATGACGTAGCAGTTGGATTCTAAAATGGATTTATTTATCCCTGCTCTGGTTCTCAGGCCTTTAACTTCACCATTTTTATAAAAAGCCCGGATAACATTGTATTTATCTGGAGATGATTTCATATCAGATAGGGCCACAGCGTCTCTGGCTTTCATTTTCCAGTAAATATTCTGCATTTTAAAGCAACCAGACCCTTGAGAGCATATTGGTTAGAATTAATAATCATACCTAGTTCTAATCCACCGGAAGGTTCTGCCAGTTCACTCCATGTTATTATTACTCCTATTTGTGGTTTTTTGTATACTCAACAGCTTTGTGCCCGGTAGAGACAATTAGGGCCATAAGATGTGGATTTAAAATTTGGTCTTTTCTTAAGATTAACTCTCCTTTTTTCAAATCTTCCCTTGAAGAGAAACGTCTTGGTTAAAGGTTACTGGTTTTTCCAGGTGGACATATTCTCCTTCCTCATAACCAAATTCCTGCATAATAACTGCATCAGATCCAGCAGGCATGGGGGCTCCGGTAGCGATTTTTACTGCTTCACCATTTTTCAGATTATATTGGAGGTGTATCCTGCTCCAATATCATCTTTGGTTTTAAGTGCAACAGGATCTGATCTGACGGCATGGGAGGTGTTTTCAGCAATGACTGCATATACGTCTATAGTAGCACGGTTAAACGGAAATAAATCAATTAAAACTTCAATGTCCTGGATAAAACTCGTATATTAGCTTCTGATAATTTAATATATCCTTTTTTTGTTTTTAATTCTATTTTTTCAATTATTTTTTGGCTTTTGCTACAGGTATTAGTTCGTCATGATATGTGTAATACATAATTGGAAGGAATTTATATGAATTATCTTATGCGTTAATCCCTTCTTTTATTTATCTGGAGTATCTGGAGGTGAACTAGTTTCTAACTTATTTCAGTTTTTTAATGCATTAATACTCTTTTTATTCATTAAATCATTATTTAAAAATTATTTTATTTTATATAATACATTAAAATAAACTTTTTTTTGAATTAAAATGTTTTGTACAAATTTTTTTTTTAATAACAAAAATTTTAAATCTATTTTGTTCTATATAGTGAATTTAGGTGTATTTTAAAATTAATAGTTAGTGTACTAATCACACAATACTATATAAACTTATCGTTATAGATTTAGTAGAAATATATATATTAATTAGAGTTTAAAGTGTAATCAATACACATGGTGACCAAATGCCGAAGCATATAGTTTCTGGATTAAAATATTTAACTGCAGTAGAACTACGAAAACAAGGCCATACGCAGAGAGAAATTGCCGATGTATTAGATATGGACAGATCAACAGTTTCACATTATTTAAATGGCCGAAATTTATCTTGGAATTCTATTGAGATAGCAGAGACCATCACGAATTTATGTCCAAAAGATTTCTTGCTTTTGACATATGCGCTGGTAAAAGACGAAGAAAAAACTCGAAGCATAGTAAAAACATGTTCAAAGCGAAAATATGAAGTCCATATAAATGACACCTGCATTGGTTGCGGACTGTGTGTAGACTTGTGTATGATGAACGCCATAGTGCTTAAAAATCTCAAAGCACATATAGACTCCAATTGGTGTTGCGGTTGCCTTATATGTGAAGAAAGGTGCCCAACAAGTTCTATAGAAATTTTGGAGGTATGAAATGATTGCAAACACGAAGGAGGTCAAAGGCAAGGACTTTGACGTTAAAAGATCAGCTGAAGAAAAAAGAGAACTGATTTATAAAGATGACATCTGTGTCGGGTGCGGTATCTGTGAAAATATATGTCCAGTGGAAGCAATAGAATTAGGATCAATCGGTGCAATTGTAAGAACCGAAGCTGATGAATCTAAAATCTGTGTAGATGAAGACAAATGTGTTCTCTGTGGAATGTGCAGTGTAGGATGTCCTGTTGATGCTCTAGATTTAAAAATTGATGATGTATCAATCAAAACCATGGATTCATATCCTAGCTATATTTCATCTGCAGAGATCGACAATGAAACATGTATCCACTGTAAAGCATGTGAAATAGCCTGTCCAAGAGAAGCCATAACCATTGCAAGAGAACTTCCTGACAGATCCAAGCTAGTAACCGGTGAAATAGAAGTAGATAAAGATACATGTGTCTATTGTGGAGCATGTGAAGAAATGTGTCCTGCAGACGCAATAAGGGTTGATCAAGACATAGATTCTCGTGATATTGAAATAGATGAAGATAAATGTGTATACTGTTTGGTATGTAAAAAAGTATGTCCAGTTGACGCTATTAGGGCTGCATGTAGAACCTGTTCATATGGAGAATATGACATTGACCCTGCAGATGCAGAAATAAAAGGAGAATCTTTCATAGATGATGAACTGTGTGTCCGCTGCGGATGGTGTGAAGAAATCTGTCCTGTAGACGCAGCTACAGTCAAAAAGGCATTTAAAGGTGAATTAAATATTGATCAGGACAAATGTACTACTTGTGGTGCATGTATTGATGTATGTCCATGTGATGTGTTGTCATTCCATCAAGCCTCAAAACCTGGTGAAATAGGGGAGAAGGTTGAAAAAGATGAAACCTTCTGTATATATTGTGGTGCATGTGAAAATGTGTGTCCTGTTGAAGCAATAGATGTCAAGAGAACGGATATAGATTACACTCCTACCAAATCAAAATCGTGGAAAAACAAACTAGAATCCTTAAAAACTTAATTCTTAGGTGATATAATGGAACTGAAAGTAAACCAAGATAACTGCCTTGGATGCGGTGTTTGCGTAGTAGCATGCCCAGTAAACGTATCCATCAGTCCGGAAGTAGAGGGAGGACACGGACCTAAAACCGAAGAAGTAATAATGATGGTTGAAAATGGAGTAATCAAATTGTTTAGCTCCGATAAATGCACTAAATGTGGGACATGCCAAGTATTCTGCCCTACAGATGCGATATGGCTAGAATGAGGTGTAAAAGTGACTTATATAGAAAAACCAAGCGTTCCAAAGGTAGTAAAATTAGAAGAACCAACTACTACAGAACGAAAAAAATTAGAACTTATGCTGAACACTGGTTCTGACATTTACCAGGGAGCATGCAAAAAACGAGGATCCACACTCAAAGATGAATACAGAAAGGTTACAGGGATCGCATACATGGACCCTATGGACATGGCTAAATTAGGTGTCACTAACTGGGACAGTGTGAAAGTGACAACTGATTGGGGAGAAGTTGTTGTTTACGCCGCCCATTCAAGGGATGCTCCTCATGAAGGAACCATATTCATACCAAAAGGCCCATGGGCAAACGTTATTACCAGCCATGAAACTTACTGTTGCTGTGACCCTACCTACAAAGGAATCATGTGCACCGTAGAAAAATCGGATGAAGAAGTATTATTAATGGCTGACCTCATGAGAGCAGTCTACAAAAAATATGTTAAAGATGATAAAAGCATCGATGGGCTTAAATCACTTGGTGAGATGCCTGTTTATAAAAAAATTAAAAATTGAGGAGGTATACAAATGGCATACGAAGAGCCCGTAACTGACTACGATAACATCGTAGAAAATTGTACTTGCGCATTTTGCGGATGTAACTGTGATGATTTAGATTATTTAATTAAAGATGGGCATGTTGTTGCAGTAAGACACGCCTGCCGGTTAGGCGCCAGTAAGATCATGGAAGATATGGATCAAAGATTAATGGTTCCAATGATCAGGGGCGAAGACGGCGAACTTGCTGAAACAGACTGGGATACTGCCCTAGACAAAGCTGCAGAACTCATAGCTGGTGCTGTAAGACCTATATTCTATGGTTGGAGTGAAACTTCCATTGAAACCATGAAACATGGTATCCGGTTAGGAGAACTGGTTGGTGCAGTGTTAGATAACCAAGCAACTATCTGCCACGGCCCTTCACTTCAGGCAGTGCAAAATGTAGGATACCCAGTAATGACACTTGGTGAAGTTAAAAACAGAGCTGATATGTGTGTTTACACTGGAAGTAACCCTATGAACTCACACCCAAGACATTTGGCCAGATACAGTACATTCCCTCGAGGATGGTTCAGACCAAGAGGCAGATTTGATAGAACAGTAGTCACCATGGATCCTAAATTCAGTGACACAGCAAAAATGTCTGATATTTGGGTAGGATTTGAACAAAATGGGGATTATGGATTTTACAACGCTATAAGGGCAGTTTTGAAAGGTAAAGAACTCCAACATGATTATATATCCGGCATACCTAAGGAAGACATTTACGAATTAGCTGAAGCCATGAAGAACACTCAATTTGGAGCATTGTTTTTCGGTTTAGGACTTACCCACACATTATCCAAACAAAGAAACATTGACATAGCTATTCAAATGGTGCAGGACTTAAACAAATACACCAAATGGGTACTAATGCCTATGAGAGGTCACTACAATGTTAATGGATTCAACATTTTCATGGCATATGAAATGGGATTCCCATATGGTGTAGATTTCTCTAGAGGATATCCAAGATACATGAATGGAGAAACAAACACCATTGACTTATTAACCCGAAAAGAATGTGATGTGTTCATGGTCGTAGCTGCAGATCCTGGTGCTCACTACCCTGGAGGGGCAGTAAAACACCTGGCAGAAATTCCAGTTATACAATTAGACATTCACTGGGGACCATCTACAGAAATTGCAGATGTAGTACTCCCTGGATCATTCATTGGTGTAGAAGCCGGCGGTACTAGTTATCGTATGGATGGTGTTCCAATCTACATGAAGAAGGCAATAGATAAACCTGAAACTTGCCGTGACGATGAATGGATCGTTAGAGAATTATTAGAAAGGGTTGAAAAAATCAAAGCTGAGCAGGCAATAGCCAGTAAATAAGGTGATTTTCATGGAATATATACTAAAAAATGGTATCGTTTATGACCCTGCAAATAATGTAGCGGGTGAAAAGAAGGACGTAATGTTTAAGGATGGTAAAATCGTTGACAATGTGTCCTCCGATGCAAAAATACTTGATGTAACTGATAAAATTGTAATGCCTGCAGGTGTGGATCCCCACGCTCATGTAGCAGGACCAAAACTAGTAACAGGTAGGATTTACCGGCCTGAAGACTCAAGAAAAGGAGTAACAGCTAAAAAAGGCGTTTGCAGATCAGAATCAGGATTTTCCATACCTAGTTGCCCTGCAACTGGATATAGGTACTCCCGGATGGGGTATGGAACTGTAACTGAAGCCGCAGTACCTCCACTGGAAGCCAAACACACCCATGAAGAAATCATGGCAATACCTAACGTTGACGTTACCCCATTGCCATTGTTTGGTAACAACTGGTTTGTACTGCAGTACGTGAAAGAAGGCCAAATAGAAGAAATAGCTGCTTTTATATCCTCTTGGTTGAAAATAGTCAAGGGATACGGAATAAAAATTGTCAACCCCTGCGGAAGTGAAGCATGGGGATGGGGAATGAACGTACACGGTATTGATGATCCGGCACCTTATTGGGACGTAACCGGAAGAGAAATGGTAAGAGCTCTTTCACAGGCCAATGAAATGTTAGGATTGCCACACTCCATCCACGTACACCCCAACGACCTGGGACACCCTGGAAACTTCCCTACAACTGTGGGCACCATGGATTGTGTTAAGGATGTAGAGAAAAACAGTTCTGTGCGAAACCAGACCATACACATTACTCATGCCCAGTTCCACTCTTATGGTGGAACCAGTTGGAGAGATGCTGAGTCAGGTGCTGGAGAAGTTGCAGATTACGTAAACAAAAATAAACACGTAACCTGTGACGTTGGACAGGTAACTCTGGACGAAACCACCACTATGACTGCCGACGCACCTATGGAATATGACCTTTCAAGGTTAAACGGGCTCAAATGGGCTAACAAGGACATTGAACTGGAAACAGCAGCAGGACTTGTTCCATTCATTTACTCTGGAAAAGCCCCTGTTTCCTCATTACAATGGGCTATTGGATTGGAGTTGTTCCTTAAAATCGAAGATCCATGGCAAGTGTGCCTGACCACTGACCATCCAAACGCGGGTCCATTTATTCGTTATCCTAGAATCATATCATGGCTCATGAGTAACCAGCGCAGGCAGGAAATGATGGACAACCGGGAAGTACACCCTTGGTCCCACAAAAGAACCTCATTGGCAACTTTAGACCGAGAATACGATTTCAACGAAATAGCAATCATCACCAGGGCAGCAGCAGCTAAAATATACGGCTATCAAGATAGGGGAGAACTCACTCCTGGTTACAATGCGGACATAGCAGTTTATGACCTGAACCCCAACGACATAGACCCATCCAAAGAACCCGCTGCTATCGAACAAGCCTTTGGAAATGCCATGTACACCATCAAAGACGGCCAGATATTGGTTAAAGATGGAGAAGTTGTACAGATTAAACCAAGCCAAACCATATGGACCAATGTACAGGGATACGAAGAACAAGAAAAAATGATCATGGAAAAAGTCATGCCTACATTCAACACGTACTACACTGTCAAATTCGAAAACTACAAAGTACATGACCATTATTTACCTAACCCAATTGAGGTAAAAGTCCAAGCAAGCAAATAGGGGTGTTAAATTTGAAGACAATAACATTAACTTTAAAGAAAAAATCCCAAATAGCCCTGGAATTTGATGAGTTAATCCCAGATAATATTTATAACTGGGAAAAATCCGATTTTGAAGAATATCAGGTTCCAGTTGGAAACTCCAGATTCCCTTTGACCGACTACTTTGATATTGATGTAGAAGGAACCGCTGAAAGTCCAGAAGAAGTTAAAATGATTCTGGATGGAGATATGGGTCGTGTTAAATACATAGGCTCTAAGATGGGTGCTGGAGAAATTATAGTAAACGGAGATGCTGATTTACACTGTGGAGCTGAAATGATTGGCGGTAAAATAACCGTTAATGGAGATGCTGAGAGCTATGCCGGCAGAGAAATGAAAGGTGGAGAACTCACCATCATGGGTAACACCAGAGAATTCTGCGGATGTTCCTACATTGGGGACTGGAGAGGAATGAGCGGTGGAAAAATTACCATTCAGGGAAATGCAGGTAAACAGCTAGGAGAATGTCTTTCTGGCGGTGAAATATACGTCAAAGGAGATTGTGACATTTTAGCTGGTATACACATGACCAAAGGATTCATTCAAATCGATGGTAATGTAACCCGATGGCCTGGTGGACAGATGAAAAATGGTAACATACTCATCAACGGACGGTTAGGTACTCTCCTAGAAGGTTTCGTACAGGATGGAGTTGTTACAGATCCTGACATCGATGGAAAAGCATTTTCCGGTAAATACATTAAATATACTGGAGATATAGCACTAAATGGAAAAGGTGGATTGTACTTAAACGCAGAGAAAAACAGAGATCTGCTTTAAATACATCTTTCCCTTTTTTTATTTTTTAAAAAATTAAAACTACAATTTAATCTGTTTTTTTTAAACATGTGATATTATGGAAAAAGAAATTACTCTAAAATCTGATGAATTACTTGAATATATAAAGGAAAATGTAGAGACTTATGATCTCTTAGAAATAAGTTACAATCGTATTTATGCGCCGGGTGAAGTTTTAGATATAGAATTTGATGATGAATATGGTGATGAAATCTTCGAAATTACCCTGCAACTTACAGGTGAACTTTTAAATGATACCATTAAAATTGACATGTTAGAATTAAAGGATGATATAATCGAGATAATTCATACTAAAGACAAAAGATCTACAGTTATTGTTGTGGAAGCCTAATTATTTTTAATTTGAATTTAAAATGGTATTATACCAGTATTAATCTTCTATAATTTTTTTTAAATATGTTTTTTAATTTTTATTGAGAATTTAATTCTAATAATTTGCAATGAAACATTTATTAGATAAATTAAATATAAAATCATACAGATAAAACTTCATGTGAAAGTTATTTCCCCGTAATTAGTGTAGGAGGGATTTTTTTGGAAAAAAAAATAACCATGGACTGTGATGAAGCCATAGAATACATAAAAAATAATGTTAAAGAGTATGATATTTTAGAATTGTCTTATAACAGAGTTTACACTCCTGGAGAAGTATTAGGAATAGAAGCCTGCGAAATTAAGGGCAGAAAAAGTTGTTGTGTGATGATAAGTGTAGCTGAGGAAACTGTAAGCACCTCTGTTGAAATTGATTTAGAAGAAATAAAAGATGATCTTATTGAAGTAATTCATATACCTCGAGATAAAGAGGAAAAAACAATAATAATGATTGAAAAGTGTGATGTTTAAGTTTCATTTTTAGTATAAAGATGAGAGTTTATACCAGAGAATTATAAGATCCATCACCATCAATTAATTTTACATTCACGGATTTAAAACTTAAATAAATTTCTTTACCTTTACTTATTCCTAATTTTTCACATGAACTAGGCGTTAAAATTCCTTTGAAACTGGTTTCACCTACTTTAACTTCTATCCACACTATGGGGCCAATTTTGATAATATCCACTACTTTTCCTTTGATCTGATTTCGGATGGAAGATATAAATGGTTCATTGGAAAATATTATGTTTTCAGGTCTAATTGCCACAAAAACTTTATTACTCTCTGATTCTAAGATATCAGAGCTGTGTACAATTAAGTTGTGGTCCATTTTAATATTAATAATGTCTTTGTCTTTTCCAATTATTTCTCCCTCAAAAACATTGTGCACTCCTACAAAATCAGCCACAAAATTATGGGATGGTTTGGAAAATACTTCAGTTACTGTACCCTGTTGTAATATTTTACCATTCTTCATAACTGCCACTACTTCTGCTAAATTCCAGACATCATTAAAATTATGAGAAACATGTATACATGTTGTTTCATAGTCTCGAATTACATTTTTAATTAGCCCTGTCATATGGGAGTGAGTCTTTACATCCAGAGCACTGAACGGCTCATCCATCAACAAAATATTCGGTTCAACAATAAGCGATCTTGCAACTGCTGTTCTCTGTTTTTCACCACCACTTAAAGTTTCAGGTTTTCTATCCAGTAGATGATCTATATTCAAGAGTTCACTCATTTTTAAAACTTTTGATTCGATTTCAACTTTGTTTTTAGTCTTTTTCTTCAAACCATAGGCAATATTATCAAAAACACTCATATGGGGAAATAGAACATAATCCTGATAAACAATGCTTATACCTCGATTTTCAGGATTTAATTCAGTGATATTAACTCCCTCCAGGAATATTCTACCTTTTTCTGGCTTGAAAAAACCGGCAATTGTTTCTAAAAGTACAGACTTACCAGAGCCGGTTGGCCCTATAATCACTAAATAATCATTTTTTTTAACTTTAAGATTTATTCCGTCAAGATAAAATTCCCCAAGATCCACACTTAAATTTTCTATTTCTAAAAACAAATTATCACCATGGTCAAGCTTCTGTTTCCTTTGCGAATTTTTCTAGAACAAAAATGGCTATAAATGATATAATAACCAGTAATATGCCTGCTGTTAATGCCATATCTACATTTCCAAATGACAAATTAAGATAAAGGGCAATAGGAAGAGTTTCAGTCTTCATAAAACTACCTCCTCCTATAAATAGTACAGCAGCAAATGTTCCAATACATCTGGCAACTGTAACAATAGAGGAAGCAAACACACCATTTTTAGCTAGGGGAAGCGTAATATTTGTAAAAGTTTCAAATTCACTGTATCCTAAACTTCTAGAAACAAATTCATATCGTGTATTAATATAATTAAATGTTGAGTAAAGTATTCTTATAGCAAAAGGCAATGCTACAAAGAATTGCGCTATAACTATTCCGGTAGTGGTAAATGCAATTTTGATACCCAACTCTTCAAGAGGTTTTCCTAAAAGTGTATTCCCAAACAACATTAATAATGCAAGACCTAAAACTATTTCAGGAAAGGCCATAGGTAAATCTAAAATACTCTTTATTAAGGTCTTTAAAGGAAAATTATATCTACTCAAAGCATAAGCAGTCGGTATAGCCACTAACATAACACATATGGCTGATATTCCTGCAGTGTAGATTGTAAGCTTCAAAGCAAATATCATTTCATCTGAAAATAATGATTCAATAAATCCAGAAGGACTGGGAATAATGAATAGACTACAAATAGCAGTAAACAAAAACAGAGTAAAAATTATAGAAATTGAAATAAATGTTAATTCAAGCTTTGATCTCATTGTATCGCTCATTTGACTGTTCATAATTAATAAAATAAAAATAGAAGTCAAAAAACTTCTATTAATTTCAATTTTATTGTGTTACTGGTTCAAATCCCCATTTTTTCCATATTGCTAAACCTTCATCAGATAATACATAGTCTTCAAATTTCATAGATAGATCTTTGTCTTTGGTGTAAACTGTAACTGCGATAGGAATTGTTTTTATTTTGTTCTGGTCTGCAGGGATTTTTATTTCCTCAATTTTTCCTTTACCTTCACTCCAACTTAGCATGTCCTGCCAGATAATAGTAGCATCTGCTTGGTCAGTTACTAAATAAGTTAAAAGTTGGTTTACAGTTGTTGTGTACCCTACTACATTTGGTTTAACTTGAGCAAGGAGATTATCTGTTCCAAGGATTTGTTCACTGGTTTTACCTATAGCAGGTCCTTTTGGATCACCAAGAACTACTCTCACTCCGGGATTTGCAAGGTCTTCTATGCCTTGAATGTTTTTTGGATTACCTGCTTGGACAGCAATAGTAGGTATATGTTTGGTTACATCTTTAATTGTATCATTAATTAAGTATCCTTTTTTTTGTCCCTCTTGAGTGTACTTGGTATCACCAGGGATAAAAATATCAGCATCTTTTTGAGTCTCTAATATGCCAAATAAATCAGCAGCCCCACCATATCTTATTTCAACTTCAACACCAGGATTTTCCTTTTCAAAATTTGCTTTTAATTCGTTAATAGCTTTTATAGTACCTGCACCAGCAAGAACTTTTATAGTTTTGCCGTCAGCACTATTAGTATTACTAAAAATTCCACTAGCATATACTCCTGCAATTACTAAGATAATTACTATAACACCTATAATTGCCATATTTTTTGATTCCATCTAATGCCTCCTTATTTGGGTATTAATAAAAACCTATCATAGTCTAATGATATGTACTTATATACTTATCGAGCTTTAAATGAGATCTGAAAATCTTAATTATTTCGTTCAATTTGATTGAATATAAAATAAAATCTTAATTATCAATGATTAACAGATGAATTTTGTTCATTCCTTGTTTTAATTTAATAAATTATTCTAATTTAATTAAATACTGATAAGCACTGATTTTTAACTGATTTATAAAATTTTTCATGTCAAAGTATATACAAAAAAAATTACAAAATTAAATGTGGTGATAACATGAAAATAAGTGCTAGAAATGTTGTTGAAGGAACTGTTGAATCCGTGAAAGAAGGAATGATAATGGCCAACATAAAAGTGAGAATTGAATCTCCGGAAATTATGACTGCAATAATTACCAAAGAAGCAACAGAAGAACTGGGTATAAAAGAAGGGGAAAAAGTAAAGCTAGTTATAAAATCTACGGAAGTAATGGTAGGTCGAGATTAATCAACATTACTTTCAATATTTTTTTTAAAATCACAATTTATAAAAGACCTTTCAGTTTATTTTTCCTTAGATAGTCTATTATA harbors:
- the modA gene encoding molybdate ABC transporter substrate-binding protein, translating into MAIIGVIVIILVIAGVYASGIFSNTNSADGKTIKVLAGAGTIKAINELKANFEKENPGVEVEIRYGGAADLFGILETQKDADIFIPGDTKYTQEGQKKGYLINDTIKDVTKHIPTIAVQAGNPKNIQGIEDLANPGVRVVLGDPKGPAIGKTSEQILGTDNLLAQVKPNVVGYTTTVNQLLTYLVTDQADATIIWQDMLSWSEGKGKIEEIKIPADQNKIKTIPIAVTVYTKDKDLSMKFEDYVLSDEGLAIWKKWGFEPVTQ
- a CDS encoding molybdenum-pterin-binding protein encodes the protein MKISARNVVEGTVESVKEGMIMANIKVRIESPEIMTAIITKEATEELGIKEGEKVKLVIKSTEVMVGRD